A window of Mycolicibacterium fluoranthenivorans contains these coding sequences:
- a CDS encoding helix-turn-helix domain-containing protein — translation MTVSTGHERPGAELVTWLAALRTLSARAGAETDLPEVLCLVADTARTLLGFDFCGVLVPDAARERLEVQGWSGLSEEYVRRVNSDRPIRLNSGSPSTRAFHTGEPVAIRDVRIEPEFALWAGVAQDQGYRAIVAVPLIAGTEVLGTLNGYYASVHTFTRYEIERLILLANHAAIALTSARRLDELRALTGSLREQRDALARSEQIHERLLAVTLRSGGIGGIADALSDLIGRPVLIDDARQGEIARSSDGVDYPTAAVRSAMSDGEPTASTATVAEAVDGAGVPTGWLVASVRLGSEVAARIWFPGTLDSLDPLQIRAVEHASIVISVELLRVQTAAEVEHRVRGELLTDVLTGSGQLTPQLVERAQRLGHDLTVAHIAIVATLTGSGEVATRQAWQRALSAVTEVASGYQPRPLVAMHGGVLVALWPDATGTDVPPGVMVHRAMARAAPDVTATIAVSPAQATEYGDAYRIAKGALEIAVRAGRTDSVVGLEDLGVVGLLLQLDDPAKLLAYATRTLGPLLEYDAAHRTDLVSTLHTHFVCKQDRNVTAQRLMIHPNTVAQRLRRIERLCGVDLGDPAATVQFSSALMVLDVAAPR, via the coding sequence GTGACGGTATCGACGGGCCACGAGCGGCCGGGCGCGGAACTCGTGACGTGGCTGGCCGCCTTGCGCACCCTCAGCGCGCGGGCCGGTGCCGAGACCGACCTGCCCGAGGTGCTCTGCCTGGTCGCGGATACGGCCAGGACGCTGCTGGGCTTCGACTTCTGCGGCGTGCTCGTCCCCGATGCGGCCCGGGAGCGACTGGAGGTACAGGGCTGGAGCGGACTGTCCGAGGAGTACGTCCGACGGGTCAATTCCGACCGACCCATCCGGCTGAACAGCGGCTCACCGTCGACTCGGGCCTTCCACACGGGTGAGCCCGTGGCCATCCGTGATGTGCGGATCGAACCCGAATTCGCGCTCTGGGCCGGCGTGGCACAGGACCAGGGCTACCGGGCCATCGTCGCCGTACCCCTGATCGCCGGCACCGAGGTACTCGGGACGCTCAACGGCTACTACGCCTCGGTACACACCTTCACCCGCTACGAGATCGAACGGTTGATCCTGCTCGCCAACCATGCGGCCATCGCGTTGACCTCGGCACGCCGACTCGACGAGCTACGCGCCTTGACGGGCTCACTGCGCGAACAACGCGACGCTCTCGCGCGTTCGGAACAGATCCACGAGCGGCTGCTGGCGGTCACCTTGCGCTCCGGCGGCATCGGAGGCATCGCCGACGCCCTCAGCGACCTGATCGGCCGGCCCGTGCTCATCGATGACGCCCGCCAGGGCGAGATCGCCCGCTCCTCCGATGGCGTCGACTATCCCACCGCCGCCGTACGTTCCGCGATGTCCGACGGCGAGCCCACCGCGTCCACGGCCACTGTCGCCGAGGCCGTCGACGGTGCGGGTGTTCCCACCGGTTGGCTCGTCGCAAGCGTGCGACTCGGCAGCGAGGTGGCGGCGCGGATCTGGTTTCCCGGAACCCTGGATTCGCTTGACCCCCTGCAGATTCGCGCGGTGGAGCACGCGTCCATCGTGATCTCGGTGGAATTGTTGCGCGTGCAGACAGCAGCGGAAGTGGAGCACCGGGTGCGCGGGGAGTTGCTGACCGATGTGCTGACCGGCAGCGGGCAACTGACACCGCAGTTGGTGGAGCGCGCCCAGCGCCTGGGTCACGACCTCACCGTGGCACATATCGCGATCGTCGCCACCCTCACCGGCTCCGGCGAAGTGGCCACCCGACAGGCGTGGCAGCGTGCGCTGTCGGCGGTCACCGAAGTGGCATCGGGTTATCAGCCGCGTCCACTGGTCGCCATGCACGGTGGAGTGCTGGTCGCGCTGTGGCCCGACGCCACCGGTACCGACGTGCCGCCAGGCGTCATGGTCCACCGAGCGATGGCCCGGGCGGCGCCGGATGTCACCGCGACCATCGCCGTCTCGCCCGCCCAGGCGACCGAATACGGTGACGCGTATCGAATCGCCAAAGGCGCCTTGGAGATCGCCGTTCGGGCCGGCCGCACCGATTCCGTCGTCGGCCTGGAGGATCTCGGTGTCGTCGGATTGCTTCTCCAACTTGATGATCCGGCCAAGCTCTTGGCCTACGCCACCCGGACGCTGGGCCCGTTGCTCGAATACGATGCCGCCCACCGCACCGATCTGGTCTCGACGCTGCACACCCACTTCGTGTGTAAGCAGGACCGCAACGTGACCGCCCAGAGACTCATGATCCACCCGAACACCGTGGCGCAGCGATTGCGGCGCATCGAGCGGTTGTGCGGCGTCGACCTCGGCGATCCGGCCGCCACCGTTCAGTTCTCCTCGGCCCTCATGGTGCTCGACGTCGCCGCGCCTCGATGA
- a CDS encoding NADH:flavin oxidoreductase/NADH oxidase: MSTLFTPLTLREVTFAHRAWMSPMMQFSAVVDGPEAGAPTDWHLQHFGARVIGGVALAMVEATAVDPVGRSSIYDLGLWNDAQVPGFRRLTDFISTLGAVPGIQIVHAGRKGSTGRPWPDHSRDPQSWTTLGPSPIPFGRLPAPEELSRHDIESIVASFAAAARRAAAAGFRVLEIHGAHGYLIHQFLSPQSNMRTDGYGGSLDNRMRFALEVASAVRAAWPEHLPLFFRVSATDWLAGDTDDPRPGWTVADTVALTIGLKNAGVDLIDVSTGGAVPDAKIPVAPGYQVPFAKRVRAEADIPTATVGLITEAGQAEAVISGGEADAVFVARALLRNPNWVRDAAHDAGVALAHPPQYSRAFT, translated from the coding sequence ATGTCGACGCTGTTCACCCCGCTGACCCTGCGCGAGGTCACGTTCGCCCATCGGGCGTGGATGTCGCCGATGATGCAGTTCTCCGCCGTTGTCGACGGACCGGAGGCCGGCGCACCCACGGACTGGCACCTGCAGCACTTCGGTGCGCGGGTCATCGGCGGGGTGGCCCTGGCGATGGTCGAGGCCACCGCCGTGGACCCCGTCGGCCGCAGCAGCATCTACGACCTCGGATTGTGGAATGACGCTCAGGTGCCGGGATTTCGGCGACTGACCGATTTCATCTCCACGCTCGGTGCGGTTCCGGGAATCCAGATCGTGCACGCCGGCCGGAAGGGATCCACCGGTCGGCCCTGGCCGGATCACAGCCGCGACCCGCAGTCCTGGACGACGCTGGGCCCCAGTCCGATTCCTTTCGGCCGTCTCCCTGCCCCGGAGGAACTCAGCCGCCACGACATCGAGAGCATCGTGGCGTCCTTCGCTGCCGCGGCCCGCCGGGCCGCCGCGGCCGGATTCCGGGTGCTCGAGATTCACGGCGCCCACGGCTACCTCATCCACCAGTTCCTGTCGCCACAGTCGAATATGCGCACCGACGGCTACGGCGGGTCGCTCGACAACCGGATGAGATTCGCTCTGGAGGTTGCGTCGGCGGTGCGGGCCGCGTGGCCGGAGCACCTACCGCTGTTCTTCAGGGTGTCGGCCACCGACTGGCTCGCCGGCGATACCGACGATCCACGCCCCGGCTGGACCGTGGCGGACACCGTGGCGCTCACCATCGGATTGAAGAATGCGGGAGTGGACCTCATCGACGTGTCCACCGGCGGGGCGGTGCCCGACGCCAAGATACCGGTGGCCCCCGGCTATCAGGTTCCGTTCGCCAAACGGGTCCGCGCCGAGGCGGACATCCCCACCGCGACCGTCGGTCTGATCACCGAGGCCGGCCAGGCCGAGGCCGTCATCTCCGGCGGCGAGGCCGACGCGGTCTTCGTCGCCCGCGCTCTGCTGCGCAATCCCAACTGGGTTCGTGACGCCGCGCATGACGCTGGGGTCGCGCTGGCGCATCCACCGCAGTACAGCCGGGCCTTCACCTGA
- a CDS encoding amidohydrolase family protein — MTAVAQPGGVIDVHAHWLPRSLFGLPPGAPYGPMHDRDGQLFLGDLPLSIATESMSDEAAIIEDMDRAGVAVRVLSAPPFAFPLSGEPGGADYARAFNTALADVVSRTDGKLLGLGVVSLGASEEITAQLTVLRDTAGIVGVAIPPVVAGESLHRGALRHIVFEAARLDLAVLVHPMQIGRPEWADYYLANLIGNPVETATAVANLVLSGVKDELPALRICFLHGGGCAPGLLGRWDHGWRARADARGGCARVPSEVFADLYFDTVTHGAPQLELLCKIAGVDKVVCGSDYPFDMAEADPVRFAVKHGPDRDALTRAARAFLGLS; from the coding sequence ATGACGGCCGTTGCTCAGCCGGGCGGTGTCATCGACGTCCACGCCCACTGGCTTCCTCGTTCGCTGTTCGGGCTGCCACCCGGCGCGCCGTACGGGCCGATGCACGACAGGGACGGCCAGCTGTTTCTCGGTGATCTGCCGCTGTCCATCGCCACCGAGTCCATGAGCGATGAGGCGGCCATCATTGAGGACATGGACCGTGCGGGGGTTGCGGTGCGGGTGCTCTCCGCACCCCCGTTCGCGTTCCCGCTCAGCGGCGAGCCGGGCGGCGCGGACTACGCCCGGGCTTTCAACACCGCCCTGGCCGATGTCGTGTCCCGGACCGACGGAAAGCTGCTGGGCCTGGGTGTCGTGAGCTTGGGCGCCTCCGAGGAGATCACCGCCCAGTTGACGGTCTTGCGCGATACCGCGGGCATTGTCGGGGTGGCCATCCCGCCGGTGGTCGCGGGCGAGTCCCTGCACCGAGGCGCGTTGCGGCACATCGTCTTCGAGGCTGCGCGCTTGGACCTTGCCGTACTGGTCCATCCCATGCAGATCGGGCGTCCGGAGTGGGCGGACTACTACCTGGCCAATCTCATCGGCAATCCTGTCGAAACCGCCACCGCGGTCGCGAATCTGGTCCTGAGCGGTGTGAAGGATGAGCTTCCCGCGCTGCGCATCTGCTTCCTGCACGGCGGCGGCTGCGCCCCCGGATTGCTGGGCAGGTGGGACCATGGCTGGCGTGCCCGCGCCGACGCCAGAGGAGGGTGCGCGCGAGTGCCGTCCGAGGTCTTCGCCGATCTGTATTTCGACACGGTCACCCACGGCGCGCCCCAACTCGAACTGCTCTGCAAGATCGCCGGGGTGGACAAGGTGGTGTGCGGCAGCGACTATCCGTTCGATATGGCCGAAGCGGATCCGGTACGGTTCGCGGTGAAACACGGTCCCGACCGGGACGCGCTGACTCGGGCGGCACGCGCGTTCCTGGGGTTGAGCTGA
- a CDS encoding MFS transporter, whose amino-acid sequence MSAGRWHHDITRTQWLVLAGTTLGWGLDGFAGSLYVLVLGPAMTELLPHSGIGVDGAAIGFYGGMTVALFLAGWATGGILFGMLADYFGRTRVLSIGILTYAVFSALAVFADTWWQLGLLRFIAGLGSGVEAPVGAALIAETWRNRFRARAGGVMMAGYAGGFFMAAAAYALLGDHGWRAMMLLAGIPALVVWFIRRYVPEPPEIGAHLEARKERKALGHHHDQDRFVLGRLFSPPLLHPMLVCTALATGALIAFWSVSTWYPQIIRQMTTAEGLARTVADHRVAVAAMLFNAGGIIGYAAWGFVADAIGRKRAFLISFGVSAVTIGWSFPFERSYPEMLIAMPLLGFGLFGALSGTFIYGPELFPPSVRATALAVCNSVGRYVTALGPLTAGVIAASWFDGNLGIATASVSAIGLIAVIGLAFARETRGTPMPVDGPADHIIPLSEKSAS is encoded by the coding sequence ATGTCCGCAGGACGTTGGCACCACGACATCACCCGAACGCAATGGCTCGTGCTGGCAGGGACCACCTTGGGCTGGGGTCTGGACGGCTTCGCCGGCAGTCTCTACGTCCTGGTGCTCGGGCCCGCCATGACCGAACTGCTTCCGCACAGCGGTATCGGCGTCGACGGCGCGGCGATCGGCTTCTACGGAGGTATGACCGTCGCGCTGTTCCTCGCCGGATGGGCCACCGGCGGAATCCTGTTCGGCATGCTCGCCGACTACTTCGGCCGCACCCGGGTGCTCTCGATCGGCATTCTCACCTATGCGGTGTTCAGTGCCCTGGCGGTCTTCGCCGATACCTGGTGGCAGCTGGGCCTGCTGAGGTTCATCGCCGGCCTCGGGTCAGGTGTCGAGGCGCCGGTGGGTGCGGCGCTGATCGCCGAAACCTGGCGCAACCGCTTCCGGGCGCGCGCAGGCGGGGTGATGATGGCCGGATATGCGGGCGGGTTCTTCATGGCGGCCGCGGCCTACGCACTACTGGGCGATCACGGGTGGCGCGCCATGATGCTGCTCGCCGGTATCCCCGCCCTGGTGGTCTGGTTCATCCGCCGCTACGTGCCAGAGCCGCCGGAGATCGGCGCGCACCTGGAAGCACGCAAGGAGCGAAAGGCGCTCGGCCACCACCACGATCAGGACCGGTTCGTGCTGGGTCGGCTGTTCAGCCCGCCGCTGCTGCATCCCATGCTGGTCTGCACCGCCCTGGCCACCGGAGCGCTCATCGCCTTCTGGAGTGTGTCGACGTGGTACCCGCAGATCATCAGGCAGATGACCACAGCCGAGGGCCTCGCCCGGACGGTGGCCGATCATCGGGTCGCGGTGGCCGCGATGCTGTTCAACGCGGGCGGCATCATCGGTTACGCCGCATGGGGTTTCGTCGCCGACGCCATCGGCCGCAAAAGAGCCTTCCTCATCAGTTTCGGGGTCTCGGCGGTCACCATCGGCTGGTCGTTCCCGTTCGAACGCAGTTATCCCGAGATGTTGATCGCGATGCCGCTTCTGGGTTTCGGATTGTTCGGCGCGCTATCGGGCACCTTCATCTACGGGCCCGAACTGTTCCCGCCCAGTGTGCGAGCCACCGCACTGGCGGTGTGCAACAGCGTCGGTCGCTACGTCACCGCCCTGGGACCCCTGACAGCCGGGGTGATCGCCGCATCCTGGTTCGACGGAAACCTGGGCATCGCCACGGCATCGGTATCGGCGATCGGCCTGATCGCCGTGATCGGCCTGGCCTTCGCGCGTGAAACGCGCGGTACGCCCATGCCCGTCGACGGCCCCGCTGACCACATCATCCCGCTGAGCGAAAAGAGCGCGTCATGA
- a CDS encoding nitroreductase family deazaflavin-dependent oxidoreductase, producing the protein MTEHPELSPTDWVRSQTEKILETGTTEGIEILDRPIVLFTTTGAKSGKKRYVPLMRVEENGKYAMVASKGGDPNHPSWYHNVLAHPQVTVQDGDKVVELTAREIEGDERAHWWELAVAAYPPYAEYQTKTTRQIPVFVVE; encoded by the coding sequence GTGACTGAGCATCCTGAACTGAGCCCCACCGACTGGGTTCGCAGCCAGACCGAGAAGATCCTGGAGACGGGTACCACCGAGGGCATCGAGATCCTCGATCGCCCGATCGTCCTGTTCACCACGACGGGGGCGAAGTCAGGCAAGAAGCGTTATGTCCCGTTGATGCGGGTCGAGGAGAACGGCAAGTACGCCATGGTGGCGTCCAAGGGCGGCGACCCGAACCACCCGTCCTGGTACCACAACGTGCTGGCTCATCCGCAGGTCACCGTGCAGGACGGCGACAAGGTCGTCGAACTCACCGCCCGCGAGATCGAGGGCGACGAACGCGCGCACTGGTGGGAACTGGCTGTCGCGGCCTACCCGCCGTACGCCGAATACCAGACCAAGACGACCCGGCAGATCCCGGTTTTCGTCGTCGAGTAG
- a CDS encoding aromatic ring-hydroxylating oxygenase subunit alpha codes for MVLSPASSADESLTRRALQHALDGTTDMADAVLKVPLHYYRDPKITEIEESQILRRVPLAIVPSAQLPKNNDFVVRSVLGDSLLVTRDRSGLAHVFLNYCRHRGAMPACGSGNASRFVCPYHAWTYRNTGELFMVPGKSGFDTMDNADYGLVELPSQERYGFIWAVLTADAAIDLDAHLGPLGPELAQWNYESYGYHTDREFSSEVSWKGALEAFAEGYHFPFVHGESLIGQNTLPNTAIYDEFGKHHRIGFPFTWIKNLAEDSVAALEPSANMGVIYWVYPNLILANSPVGVEIIDMLPEGEPTRCTVRHSWMGRIPAIDDDMRALYDTVYEGVHAAVRDEDFAMLPQCGEGVRHGQHDHMIIGRNEIAVQHMIKVFAQELGVALA; via the coding sequence ATGGTTCTCAGCCCGGCGAGCAGCGCCGACGAATCCCTGACCCGGCGTGCCCTGCAGCACGCACTCGACGGCACGACCGATATGGCCGATGCCGTGCTCAAGGTGCCGCTGCACTACTACCGCGATCCCAAGATCACCGAGATCGAGGAGTCGCAGATCCTGCGCCGGGTGCCGCTGGCGATCGTTCCGTCGGCCCAGCTCCCGAAGAACAACGACTTCGTGGTCCGCTCCGTGCTTGGCGACTCGCTGCTGGTGACGCGGGACCGGAGCGGTCTCGCCCATGTCTTCCTGAACTACTGCCGGCACCGGGGGGCGATGCCGGCCTGCGGTTCGGGTAACGCGTCGCGTTTCGTGTGCCCCTACCACGCCTGGACCTACCGCAACACCGGCGAACTGTTCATGGTGCCGGGCAAATCCGGGTTCGACACCATGGACAACGCCGACTACGGACTGGTCGAACTCCCCTCGCAGGAACGGTACGGGTTCATCTGGGCGGTCCTCACCGCGGATGCCGCCATCGATCTCGACGCTCACCTGGGTCCGTTGGGACCTGAACTGGCGCAATGGAATTACGAGAGCTATGGCTACCACACCGATCGGGAGTTCTCCTCGGAGGTGTCGTGGAAAGGCGCGTTGGAGGCGTTTGCCGAGGGCTACCATTTCCCGTTCGTGCACGGCGAGAGCCTGATCGGGCAGAACACCCTGCCGAACACGGCCATCTACGACGAGTTCGGCAAGCACCATCGGATCGGCTTCCCGTTCACCTGGATCAAGAACCTCGCGGAGGATTCGGTGGCTGCGCTGGAGCCGTCGGCCAACATGGGGGTCATCTACTGGGTGTATCCCAACCTCATCCTGGCCAACAGTCCGGTCGGGGTGGAGATCATCGACATGCTGCCCGAGGGTGAGCCGACGCGGTGTACGGTCCGGCACAGCTGGATGGGCCGCATCCCGGCGATCGATGACGATATGCGCGCTCTCTACGACACCGTCTACGAGGGCGTGCACGCCGCGGTGCGCGACGAGGATTTCGCGATGTTGCCGCAGTGCGGCGAGGGCGTTCGGCACGGCCAGCACGACCACATGATCATCGGACGCAACGAGATCGCCGTGCAGCACATGATCAAGGTGTTCGCCCAGGAGTTGGGTGTCGCGCTGGCCTGA
- a CDS encoding PPOX class F420-dependent oxidoreductase — translation MPRTYATADDVSLDELLEFVRPRHRMVLTTFRADGSLQSSPVTGGVDEQGRIVIASYPQRAKSVNIGRTPRASVTVLSDEFNGPYVQVDGDAERIDLPEAVEALVDYFRAVAGEHPDWDEYRQAMVDQRKCLLRITPTRWGPVATGGFPPARD, via the coding sequence ATGCCGCGCACCTACGCCACCGCAGACGATGTCAGCCTCGACGAACTGCTGGAGTTCGTGCGGCCGAGGCACCGTATGGTGCTGACCACCTTCCGGGCGGACGGCTCGCTGCAGAGTTCGCCGGTCACCGGCGGCGTGGACGAGCAGGGACGCATCGTGATCGCGAGTTACCCGCAGCGTGCCAAGTCGGTGAACATCGGCCGGACGCCGCGCGCCAGCGTCACGGTGTTGTCCGATGAGTTCAACGGCCCGTACGTACAGGTCGACGGTGATGCGGAACGGATCGATCTGCCCGAGGCGGTGGAGGCGCTGGTCGACTACTTCCGCGCGGTCGCCGGTGAGCACCCGGATTGGGACGAGTACCGGCAGGCGATGGTCGATCAGCGAAAGTGCCTGCTGCGCATCACTCCTACGCGCTGGGGACCGGTGGCCACCGGCGGGTTCCCGCCGGCACGGGACTAG
- a CDS encoding FAD binding domain-containing protein codes for MTEYSTASAIVVGGSIGGLTTALLLRDLGFQVDVYERTPIPLDGRGSGIVLQPDTVRWFAERSTQNLADLQTTTAYVQYLDPSGATVHREPARWTYTSWGTFYRALLADFGTERYHYGEFACGFSQDADTVTVRFVSGRTATADLVVFADGITSPAREYFDPEATLTYAGYVGWRGTVAWANLSAESRDVLGDAITYTVIPNSHITMYPIPGEESLDQADRLMNYVWYRNVPAGPELSELLIDKRGFTGSVSVHPGQVQDRFVAELREAAAAQLAPAVAEVVEKTAQPYLQVLSDVRSTRMALGRAALIGDAACASRPHAAAGTAKAAADAWALADALSTSAGDIASALSKWEPAQLQLSDALLRRVVDMGERSQFHNTWMPGDPDLRFGLYGPGH; via the coding sequence ATGACCGAATACTCCACCGCCTCGGCGATCGTCGTCGGGGGATCGATCGGAGGGTTGACCACCGCGCTGCTGTTGCGCGACCTGGGTTTCCAGGTGGACGTCTACGAGCGCACCCCGATCCCGCTTGATGGTCGCGGCAGCGGAATCGTCCTGCAGCCGGACACCGTGCGCTGGTTCGCCGAACGGAGCACCCAGAATTTGGCCGACCTCCAGACCACCACCGCCTACGTGCAGTATCTCGATCCCAGCGGAGCCACCGTGCACCGCGAACCCGCCCGGTGGACCTACACGTCCTGGGGTACGTTCTACCGCGCCCTGCTCGCCGATTTCGGCACCGAGCGCTACCACTACGGCGAATTCGCCTGCGGTTTCAGCCAGGACGCCGACACCGTGACCGTCCGATTCGTCAGCGGCAGAACCGCAACAGCGGACCTCGTCGTCTTCGCCGACGGCATCACCTCCCCGGCCCGCGAATACTTCGACCCCGAAGCCACGCTGACGTACGCCGGCTATGTGGGTTGGCGGGGCACCGTCGCATGGGCGAACCTGTCCGCCGAGAGCCGCGATGTGCTGGGTGATGCGATCACCTACACCGTGATCCCGAACTCGCACATCACCATGTACCCGATTCCCGGGGAGGAGAGTCTCGACCAGGCCGACCGCCTGATGAACTACGTCTGGTATCGCAATGTGCCCGCCGGCCCCGAACTCAGTGAGTTGCTGATCGACAAAAGAGGATTCACCGGGTCGGTGTCCGTGCATCCGGGGCAGGTTCAGGATCGCTTCGTCGCCGAACTGCGCGAGGCCGCCGCCGCACAGTTGGCCCCCGCCGTGGCCGAGGTGGTCGAGAAGACCGCACAGCCCTATCTTCAAGTGCTTTCCGACGTGCGGTCCACGCGGATGGCGCTCGGCCGGGCCGCACTGATCGGCGATGCCGCGTGTGCGTCGCGGCCACACGCCGCGGCCGGAACCGCCAAAGCCGCGGCCGACGCGTGGGCCTTGGCCGACGCCCTGTCGACCTCCGCGGGTGACATCGCCTCCGCGCTGTCCAAGTGGGAGCCGGCGCAGCTGCAGCTCAGCGACGCCCTCCTGCGCCGCGTGGTGGATATGGGTGAGCGATCGCAGTTCCACAACACCTGGATGCCAGGGGATCCAGATCTGCGCTTCGGCCTCTACGGGCCTGGGCACTGA
- a CDS encoding TetR/AcrR family transcriptional regulator — MRRHGWSGDIPVDDDEAVRRIIETSRSAIDARGTVSVSEVAQTLGVTRQTIYRYFPTHETLLAATAVSSVAGFLDRLAAQLGSIDDPTEAVVEGIAYTIEQLPHDRYLGLVLQPGKASAFTAGVTSDIAIGFGRSILQRFGVDWAAAGFADGGLDELVEFMLRILQSFIVDPGRPARQGHALRAFLNDWIAPAVAAHAGVPIPHSHRR, encoded by the coding sequence ATGCGCAGGCACGGCTGGTCCGGTGACATCCCGGTCGACGACGACGAGGCGGTACGCCGCATCATCGAGACGTCGCGCAGCGCCATCGACGCCCGCGGCACCGTGAGCGTGTCGGAGGTGGCCCAAACCCTCGGCGTCACCCGCCAGACGATCTACCGGTACTTCCCCACCCACGAGACGCTGTTGGCCGCGACCGCGGTGTCATCGGTGGCCGGATTTCTCGATCGCCTTGCCGCCCAACTGGGTTCGATCGACGATCCGACCGAGGCCGTCGTCGAAGGGATCGCGTACACCATCGAGCAGTTGCCGCACGACCGCTACCTCGGCCTGGTGCTCCAGCCCGGAAAGGCCAGCGCCTTCACCGCGGGCGTGACGTCCGATATCGCCATCGGTTTCGGACGCTCGATCCTGCAGCGCTTCGGGGTGGATTGGGCGGCAGCCGGCTTCGCCGATGGCGGACTCGACGAGCTGGTCGAGTTCATGCTGCGCATCCTGCAGTCGTTCATCGTCGATCCGGGGCGGCCGGCCCGGCAGGGCCACGCCTTACGTGCATTCCTCAACGACTGGATCGCTCCGGCGGTCGCGGCGCACGCCGGTGTACCGATACCGCATAGTCACCGCCGGTGA
- a CDS encoding aldehyde dehydrogenase: MTQVSPATAPPASLPGQFRDILNPATGEVLTTIPEQGEIDVDAAVATARAAFEDGPWPNMVRSERAKLLLRIADAIEDSSEQLYTLEARNNGRPITETRAQLSRVPEWFRYNAGLLAAQRQAVLPGDGPYLTYQQRLPLGVCGIITPFNHPMLILARSLSAALANGNTVVVKPSELTPLTTLALADILTRAGLPEGVVNVVTGAREAGRRLTNHPDVAKITLTGGTEAGRSAAIATASRFARITAELGGKTPVLLFDDVDPSVAAEGAAFAAFVAAGQSCVAGSRFLVQRGIYDEFVAALTARAQAIRLGDPGLPSTQMGPLISARQRDKVVALIQTGLDDGATLTAGGQAPALPDPFDKGFFLSPTVLSDATMEMTVAREEIFGPVAVVIPFDDEHDAVRMANDNPYGLGAGVWTTDVSRAHRVAARIEAGMVWVNDHHRLEPSLPWGGIKESGSGKDAGTESFDDFSWIKTIVVRTAADHVDWYGDQPQRRLN; this comes from the coding sequence ATGACCCAAGTCTCACCGGCCACCGCGCCCCCGGCATCGCTGCCCGGTCAGTTCCGCGACATTCTCAACCCGGCCACCGGCGAAGTGCTCACCACGATCCCTGAACAGGGCGAGATCGACGTCGATGCCGCGGTCGCGACAGCGCGGGCGGCGTTCGAGGACGGACCGTGGCCGAACATGGTGCGCAGTGAGCGCGCCAAACTCCTGCTGCGCATCGCCGATGCCATCGAGGACTCCAGTGAGCAGCTCTACACCCTCGAGGCACGTAACAACGGGCGGCCGATCACCGAGACCCGTGCCCAGCTGTCCCGTGTTCCGGAATGGTTCCGCTACAACGCCGGTCTTCTGGCCGCCCAACGCCAGGCCGTACTGCCCGGCGACGGCCCGTACCTGACCTATCAGCAGAGGCTGCCGCTCGGCGTATGCGGCATCATCACCCCGTTCAACCACCCCATGCTCATCCTGGCGCGCAGCCTGTCCGCCGCCCTCGCCAACGGAAACACCGTGGTGGTGAAGCCGTCCGAACTGACCCCACTGACCACCCTCGCACTTGCCGACATCCTCACCCGTGCCGGACTGCCCGAGGGTGTGGTCAACGTCGTGACCGGTGCACGGGAGGCGGGGCGACGGCTCACCAACCACCCCGACGTCGCCAAGATCACCCTCACCGGCGGCACCGAAGCGGGCCGATCCGCTGCCATCGCGACCGCGTCCCGATTTGCGCGGATCACCGCCGAACTCGGCGGTAAGACACCGGTGCTGCTCTTCGACGATGTCGACCCCAGCGTCGCGGCCGAGGGTGCGGCGTTCGCCGCCTTCGTCGCCGCCGGTCAATCCTGTGTCGCCGGATCGCGATTCCTGGTGCAGCGCGGCATCTACGACGAATTCGTCGCGGCGCTCACCGCGCGTGCGCAGGCGATTCGGCTCGGCGATCCGGGGCTGCCGAGCACGCAGATGGGTCCGCTCATCAGTGCCCGCCAGCGTGACAAGGTCGTCGCGCTGATCCAGACCGGTCTGGACGACGGCGCGACCTTGACCGCCGGTGGACAGGCACCGGCGCTGCCGGACCCGTTCGACAAGGGCTTCTTCCTCTCACCCACCGTGCTGTCGGACGCCACCATGGAGATGACGGTCGCTCGCGAAGAGATCTTCGGACCGGTGGCCGTGGTGATCCCCTTCGACGACGAGCACGATGCCGTGCGGATGGCCAACGACAACCCGTACGGGCTGGGCGCCGGCGTGTGGACCACCGATGTGAGCCGTGCTCACCGCGTCGCGGCGCGCATCGAGGCGGGCATGGTGTGGGTCAACGATCACCACCGGCTCGAACCTTCCCTCCCGTGGGGCGGCATCAAAGAGTCGGGGTCTGGAAAAGACGCCGGCACAGAGTCTTTCGATGACTTCTCCTGGATCAAGACAATCGTCGTGCGGACCGCGGCCGACCACGTCGACTGGTACGGCGACCAGCCGCAGCGCCGATTGAACTGA